One window of Chamaesiphon minutus PCC 6605 genomic DNA carries:
- a CDS encoding ISH3 family transposase, with translation MTTTPNLLSPTPALTDEGTLESAIDCLTSNLEIDMSGGYTVRDLFEILVRTASRGESIEQTVKGLEGTPSSNGIRYHLEKLDDIKRLEQQLNAALQSRIPPKLRNRSHRLAIDLHLIPYYGKPTDIEANYVYRSQAKAGTTRFFAYATVYAICRNKRVTLAIHAVPCTETLVATVTYLLAIIHPLRMSIKLLCLDRGFYSVPIIRWLKALNFPFLMPAVIRGKTGGTRALLTGRKSYATDYTINSPKYGSITCQMRVVCGYHKGFKGQHGIRYLIYAVHRVKIALNQLHHYYRQRFGIETSYRLKNHCRIRTTTKNPVLRLLFVALAFILVNLWVYLLWHFISRSRQGGQLVFHAFFPLNIMLQFLSTAVERRFPVVTAIYLPVLD, from the coding sequence ATGACGACTACCCCAAATTTATTATCCCCGACTCCAGCATTAACCGACGAAGGCACATTGGAATCAGCCATCGATTGTTTGACCAGTAACCTGGAAATAGACATGTCTGGAGGCTACACAGTCAGGGACTTGTTTGAAATTTTGGTGCGGACAGCTAGTCGAGGAGAGAGCATCGAACAAACAGTCAAGGGATTAGAGGGAACACCGAGTAGTAATGGCATTCGCTACCATCTGGAGAAGTTGGATGACATCAAGAGGCTAGAACAACAATTAAATGCCGCATTGCAGAGTCGGATTCCGCCTAAGCTCCGCAACAGGAGTCATCGGTTGGCGATTGATTTACACCTAATTCCATACTACGGAAAACCCACGGACATCGAAGCCAATTACGTGTATCGTTCTCAAGCCAAAGCGGGTACCACACGTTTCTTTGCCTACGCTACTGTCTATGCCATCTGTCGCAACAAGCGGGTGACACTGGCGATTCATGCCGTTCCTTGTACTGAAACCCTGGTGGCGACAGTAACTTACCTGTTGGCAATCATTCACCCGTTGCGGATGAGCATCAAACTGTTGTGTCTCGACCGAGGATTCTACAGTGTACCGATTATTCGTTGGCTCAAAGCACTCAATTTTCCGTTCTTAATGCCTGCGGTGATTCGGGGTAAAACAGGCGGTACCCGTGCTTTGCTGACTGGACGGAAGAGTTATGCCACAGATTACACTATCAATAGCCCTAAATATGGTAGTATCACCTGTCAAATGCGGGTGGTTTGTGGCTATCACAAAGGCTTTAAGGGACAACATGGGATTCGCTATCTTATTTACGCTGTGCATCGGGTCAAGATTGCCTTAAATCAGCTTCACCATTACTATCGTCAACGGTTTGGGATTGAGACTAGCTATCGGCTCAAGAATCATTGCCGAATTCGCACAACTACTAAAAATCCAGTCCTACGACTTTTATTTGTCGCTTTGGCTTTTATTTTGGTTAACCTTTGGGTCTATTTGCTTTGGCATTTCATCAGTCGCTCCAGACAAGGCGGACAGCTTGTTTTCCATGCTTTTTTCCCTTTGAATATCATGTTGCAGTTCCTCTCTACTGCCGTCGAGCGACGTTTTCCCGTCGTTACAGCTATTTATTTGCCCGTTTTAGATTGA
- a CDS encoding ubiquinol-cytochrome c reductase iron-sulfur subunit: protein MFKRRSFLAYFSIASIASIFPAIITIFKPRQAVANIAEDDTSDLQSKGISSSGQKKPEGFTVIGSVSDLDKNGYLQTKEVALVRNPTNPKQLIAVNPKCTHQGCDVKWAAGEKKYACPCHGASFDANGAVLNGPATKPLTAYQAKIVGTQVLVKVSTPAAKSSQSSPSGRGGRKD, encoded by the coding sequence ATGTTTAAACGCCGTTCGTTTCTTGCCTACTTCAGTATTGCTTCAATTGCCAGTATTTTTCCCGCAATTATCACGATCTTTAAGCCACGTCAGGCAGTTGCGAACATAGCTGAAGATGACACTTCAGATTTACAAAGTAAAGGTATTAGCTCATCAGGACAGAAAAAACCCGAAGGTTTCACAGTCATTGGTTCGGTAAGCGATCTAGATAAAAATGGCTACTTGCAAACCAAAGAAGTCGCACTCGTCCGCAATCCCACCAATCCCAAACAATTGATTGCAGTCAATCCTAAATGTACGCATCAAGGTTGCGATGTTAAGTGGGCGGCAGGGGAAAAGAAATACGCTTGTCCCTGTCATGGCGCGAGTTTTGATGCTAATGGAGCGGTATTAAATGGGCCAGCAACCAAACCCCTCACTGCCTACCAAGCCAAGATCGTCGGTACTCAAGTCTTAGTTAAAGTCTCCACTCCAGCCGCTAAGTCCAGCCAAAGTAGTCCATCGGGGCGAGGTGGACGCAAGGACTAG
- a CDS encoding leucine-rich repeat domain-containing protein: MAIPIHSWLNIQKISEAISQAEMTGELHLVGIHLDQIPEKIAKLTDLKVLNLSNNYIDTIPEWVGSLTNLERLGLGDNNIRSIPTSICQLTHLRTLSLSWNQIEVVPNEIVRLTHLQELNLSGNKLKSLPSKIAKMNYIHILRLGFNKLEFIPLEICLMPNIKHLTIKGNPGEHSINRVAIDRSVKIF, translated from the coding sequence ATGGCTATACCTATTCATTCATGGCTAAATATCCAGAAAATCTCCGAAGCAATTTCACAAGCTGAGATGACAGGAGAGCTTCATTTAGTAGGTATTCACCTAGATCAAATCCCTGAAAAGATTGCGAAACTGACCGATCTCAAGGTATTAAATTTAAGCAACAACTACATCGATACAATCCCAGAGTGGGTCGGCAGCTTAACCAATTTAGAACGGCTAGGTTTAGGAGACAATAACATTCGTTCGATTCCGACATCGATATGTCAACTCACCCATCTCAGGACTTTGAGTTTATCTTGGAATCAAATCGAGGTGGTGCCTAACGAGATCGTTCGTCTAACTCATTTACAAGAGTTAAATTTATCAGGAAATAAACTTAAATCTTTACCATCTAAAATAGCCAAAATGAATTACATACATATTTTGCGATTAGGATTTAACAAACTTGAATTCATTCCTCTAGAAATATGCTTGATGCCTAATATTAAGCATTTAACTATTAAAGGAAATCCAGGCGAACATTCTATCAATCGTGTCGCAATCGACCGCTCTGTTAAGATATTCTGA
- a CDS encoding leucine-rich repeat domain-containing protein yields the protein MCQATRSLTLNRSSLTTLPQSICNLPELVKLNVFDSHLTTLPAAIGNLSQLTSLVVRNSYLERLPESIGQLTNLAYLDLQVNRLTVLPQSIANLQNLIEIDLWNNPIDDLSIVERLPNLDRYCRQSLYFNTLTSYIDKPLIKYVHL from the coding sequence ATGTGTCAGGCAACCAGGAGTCTGACATTAAATCGTTCATCTTTAACAACTTTACCTCAGTCAATTTGCAACTTACCAGAACTAGTTAAGCTCAATGTATTTGACAGTCACTTAACCACATTGCCAGCAGCTATCGGTAACTTGAGTCAGCTAACTAGTTTAGTGGTGAGAAATTCCTATCTTGAACGGTTGCCTGAAAGCATCGGTCAGCTTACCAATTTAGCCTACTTAGATCTTCAAGTCAATCGACTAACGGTACTACCCCAAAGCATCGCCAATCTCCAAAATCTCATTGAAATAGATTTGTGGAATAATCCCATTGACGATCTATCCATCGTCGAGCGATTACCAAATCTAGATCGATACTGCCGTCAGTCGCTCTATTTTAACACCTTGACAAGTTACATCGACAAACCTCTTATTAAGTACGTTCATCTATGA
- a CDS encoding MobA/MobL family protein, whose protein sequence is MAIFYYRANVIARSAGQSACACAAYFAAARIECQRLRVTYDYTDRTGVDYSEIIVPVIADRQLHISRSQLWNTIEAIEKRPDSQLARSRWRKPAFGTASPSENRLFLLYRLKLTIAPKSN, encoded by the coding sequence GTGGCTATATTTTATTATCGAGCTAACGTCATCGCTCGGAGTGCTGGACAATCCGCCTGTGCCTGTGCCGCTTACTTTGCCGCAGCTCGAATTGAGTGTCAACGATTGAGAGTAACTTATGACTATACCGATCGAACGGGAGTAGACTATTCGGAAATTATCGTACCTGTCATTGCAGATCGCCAGTTACATATTAGCCGTTCTCAGTTGTGGAATACGATCGAAGCAATTGAAAAGCGACCGGATTCTCAGCTAGCCCGTTCGCGTTGGCGTAAGCCTGCCTTTGGCACAGCGTCTCCTTCGGAGAATCGATTATTCTTGCTTTACCGACTGAAATTAACGATCGCGCCAAAATCCAACTGA
- a CDS encoding ATP-binding protein, with translation MKPIYIIGSNKGGVGKSLLTMAILDYFSKNEQSCFLVETESRLMDVHRSYRHLPFAVLDLSSESGASGLIDLGFGHPNEIIIVNATAVSIEGIEKYSQHLITELSALDRPLITLWVIDRLTSSLDSLSAYIKVMGGSTVHVAINNYFGDENYFHAYQNSSLKVSIEAQGKSLVFPTLNSYICDKFFNNSSTIEDAATGMLLGYRSLLNGWRKKCHAIFDSIAFVNSSQHVRSRQEILATGISISRLQAVDAIEFPNS, from the coding sequence ATGAAACCAATATATATCATCGGCAGTAACAAAGGTGGGGTCGGTAAAAGCCTATTAACAATGGCAATTTTAGACTACTTTAGCAAGAACGAGCAAAGCTGTTTTCTAGTTGAAACAGAGTCACGGTTAATGGATGTCCACAGGTCGTATCGTCATTTACCTTTTGCCGTTTTAGATTTAAGTTCCGAGTCAGGAGCGAGTGGCTTAATCGATCTAGGTTTTGGGCATCCCAATGAAATCATCATAGTTAATGCCACAGCCGTTAGCATTGAGGGGATTGAAAAATACAGCCAGCATTTGATTACGGAGCTATCAGCATTAGACCGACCATTAATTACGCTGTGGGTAATCGATCGGCTAACAAGTAGTTTAGATTCGCTATCAGCATACATCAAGGTCATGGGTGGAAGTACCGTACATGTGGCGATAAATAATTATTTTGGGGATGAGAATTACTTTCATGCTTACCAAAATTCGTCACTCAAGGTAAGCATAGAAGCACAAGGCAAGTCTCTAGTATTCCCAACATTAAACTCATACATTTGCGATAAGTTTTTTAACAACAGTTCAACAATTGAAGATGCCGCAACCGGAATGTTACTCGGATATCGCTCGTTACTTAATGGCTGGCGCAAAAAATGTCACGCTATATTCGACTCGATTGCGTTCGTAAACTCATCCCAACATGTTCGCTCTCGCCAAGAAATATTGGCAACAGGTATCTCGATATCCAGGCTACAGGCTGTTGATGCCATTGAATTTCCTAATAGCTAA
- a CDS encoding 4Fe-4S binding protein, which yields MINKFSEQQIDRFRKVLAIGWSLLILLSFYDPVSRWLTHPDNLDSPLHIDPSVCVLVQGECLQQVSYVLAPRIFWGIVVPSSIIILTVGGHDTWRRICPLSFFSQIARSLGRGRKVKKVNPVSGSVKYEPAAVTKDSWLGRNYLYLQLLLFYLGLNVRLLFANGSGLGMGIFLVATITAAVVVGYLFKGKSWCQYFCPMAPVQVFFTGTRGLVSTDAHLDSAKLTQSMCRTIDPKVGEKSGCVGCQIACIDIDVQLNYWQHAKKSDRELLFYGYFGLMVGFFVYQYLYAGNWDYYFSGAWSHDPNQLSSLFSPGFYIASHTIDIPKIVAAPLTLIICASISYYAGQMTERVYQSYLINRGKEIDITEIRHHCYSVWVFLSFNTFFAFILRPSLKILPESMRFMPTLILLGLSFVWLLQSLKRSEDRYAQENVTVGLLKQLKKLKVNWQKSLKGRSLEDLNDKEVETLIKSLPPRYSQKIKR from the coding sequence ATGATTAATAAATTTTCCGAGCAACAGATCGACAGGTTTCGTAAAGTTCTCGCGATCGGCTGGTCGCTGCTGATTCTATTAAGTTTTTACGATCCGGTTTCGCGGTGGTTGACTCATCCAGACAATTTAGATAGCCCCTTACACATCGATCCGAGCGTTTGCGTACTAGTCCAGGGCGAGTGTTTGCAGCAAGTCTCTTACGTTCTAGCTCCACGGATTTTCTGGGGGATAGTCGTACCATCAAGTATCATCATCCTTACAGTAGGCGGACACGACACTTGGCGGCGGATTTGTCCGTTATCTTTTTTCTCCCAGATTGCTCGTTCGTTGGGACGCGGACGCAAAGTTAAGAAAGTCAATCCGGTTAGTGGCAGCGTCAAGTACGAACCAGCAGCGGTGACGAAGGATTCCTGGCTGGGGCGCAACTATCTCTACCTACAATTACTCCTGTTTTATCTGGGTCTAAATGTTCGGTTGCTATTTGCCAATGGTAGCGGCTTGGGAATGGGGATCTTTCTAGTGGCGACAATTACCGCAGCGGTTGTCGTTGGCTATCTATTCAAAGGAAAGTCATGGTGTCAGTATTTCTGTCCGATGGCTCCAGTGCAAGTATTTTTTACGGGTACGCGCGGATTGGTTAGCACTGATGCTCATTTAGATTCGGCAAAGCTGACTCAATCGATGTGTCGGACGATCGATCCTAAAGTGGGTGAAAAGAGCGGCTGTGTCGGCTGTCAGATCGCCTGTATCGATATCGACGTGCAACTCAATTACTGGCAACATGCCAAAAAATCGGATCGGGAGCTACTATTTTATGGTTACTTTGGCTTGATGGTTGGATTCTTCGTCTATCAATACCTGTATGCGGGTAATTGGGACTATTATTTTTCTGGAGCGTGGAGTCACGACCCCAACCAACTCAGTAGCCTATTCAGTCCAGGCTTCTACATCGCAAGTCACACGATCGATATTCCGAAAATAGTGGCAGCTCCCTTGACGCTGATTATCTGTGCGTCGATTAGTTACTATGCCGGACAAATGACCGAACGAGTTTACCAGTCGTATTTAATTAATCGCGGCAAAGAAATCGATATCACCGAGATTCGCCACCATTGTTATAGTGTCTGGGTCTTTTTATCTTTCAATACCTTCTTTGCTTTCATCTTGCGTCCCAGCCTCAAAATTCTCCCAGAGTCAATGAGATTCATGCCCACACTAATTTTACTCGGATTGAGTTTTGTCTGGCTGTTACAGAGCCTCAAGCGCAGCGAAGATCGGTATGCACAAGAGAATGTTACGGTTGGTCTGCTCAAACAGCTTAAAAAATTAAAGGTGAATTGGCAAAAATCATTAAAAGGGCGTTCGCTTGAAGACCTGAATGACAAAGAAGTGGAAACATTAATTAAATCCTTACCACCTCGTTACAGTCAGAAAATCAAACGCTAA
- a CDS encoding IS1/IS1595 family N-terminal zinc-binding domain-containing protein: MHCMYCGHSKIYKRGKTKRGKQKYQRYICEKCQKSFSELAGTIYEDRRLTPPEIDRIIECQNQGMNFAQAAKKVGVTPKAVANLLKNTCPKNSAQSTDCFDPVDSPPDTNTNND; the protein is encoded by the coding sequence ATGCACTGTATGTATTGTGGTCATTCCAAAATTTACAAACGAGGTAAAACTAAAAGAGGAAAGCAGAAATACCAACGTTATATTTGTGAGAAATGTCAAAAATCTTTTTCGGAATTAGCTGGGACTATATATGAAGATCGTCGGCTGACACCACCAGAGATCGATCGAATCATAGAATGTCAAAATCAAGGGATGAATTTCGCCCAGGCTGCCAAAAAAGTCGGAGTCACCCCAAAAGCAGTAGCCAATCTACTCAAGAATACTTGTCCTAAAAACTCCGCTCAGTCAACCGATTGCTTCGATCCAGTTGATTCACCACCAGATACTAACACTAATAATGATTAA
- a CDS encoding ATP-binding protein produces the protein MLACETHQLEIIVLRCDPIDEPAVPLRLGIGKLPTWTVASSLEPLSNLDRLIQPIDSASTNSSMQVWVDYLSALACLEQMEQQIVYDRLRSLYFKEFERPTRIYILQTDLTPIPSALGFLVSERIVELPSGSEIYALLGKYALPQDDRLIRLSMGLSHADLEGCLRKIDPLRDPYAQVEQFRSKRLALKGIRYEPPPQHIEIGGLDLLVRWIEDLQYRLSSAAEAIGLPYPKGVMLAGVPGTGKTFSARAISAILGYPLFALSIDYVIEGGGLALPKLLTTIESCAPCILFVDEIEKLFGAGIDRRILATFLTWLNDKLAKVFVIGTLNRMAEVPIEMTRSGRFDRIFFIDSPDEGQRIELFRLFLKRYDKRFANEDDSVFSPQEWQHLADSSIEFIGAEIQQVAQDTIARVHRERKSLTVTIDDLIKTTLAFNSMYKRDKKKIHEIRNMLVDKADPASSGSRKFLPDRHLDAYAPIPNSN, from the coding sequence GTGTTGGCATGTGAAACACATCAACTTGAAATTATCGTCCTGCGCTGCGACCCCATCGACGAGCCAGCGGTGCCGCTCCGGTTAGGAATTGGCAAGTTGCCCACTTGGACAGTTGCCAGTAGTTTGGAGCCACTGAGCAATCTAGACAGGCTAATTCAACCTATAGATTCGGCGAGTACAAATAGTAGTATGCAAGTTTGGGTAGATTATCTGAGTGCCCTAGCTTGTTTAGAGCAGATGGAGCAACAGATCGTCTACGACCGATTGAGATCGCTCTACTTCAAAGAATTCGAGCGACCCACACGTATATACATACTTCAAACCGATTTAACCCCGATTCCCTCCGCTTTAGGGTTTTTAGTCTCCGAACGAATCGTCGAGTTGCCCAGTGGGTCAGAGATATACGCGTTACTAGGGAAGTATGCCTTACCCCAAGACGATCGCTTAATCCGGTTGTCGATGGGTTTATCCCACGCGGATTTAGAAGGCTGCTTGCGGAAGATCGACCCCCTCCGCGATCCTTACGCTCAAGTCGAACAATTTCGATCGAAACGTTTGGCACTCAAGGGTATCCGCTACGAACCACCACCCCAGCACATCGAAATTGGCGGCTTAGACCTGTTAGTGAGGTGGATCGAAGATTTACAGTACAGGCTCAGTTCCGCCGCCGAAGCCATCGGTTTACCCTACCCGAAAGGGGTAATGCTGGCGGGAGTACCAGGAACGGGAAAGACCTTTTCAGCTCGCGCGATCTCAGCCATCTTAGGTTATCCACTGTTCGCCTTGAGCATCGATTACGTTATCGAAGGTGGAGGATTGGCTTTACCCAAACTACTAACTACCATTGAAAGCTGCGCCCCCTGCATTCTGTTTGTCGATGAGATCGAGAAATTATTTGGAGCGGGAATCGATCGACGGATTCTGGCAACATTCTTGACTTGGCTCAACGACAAACTCGCCAAAGTATTCGTCATTGGTACCCTCAATCGGATGGCAGAAGTGCCGATTGAAATGACCCGTTCGGGGAGATTCGATCGAATATTCTTTATCGATTCGCCCGATGAGGGACAGCGCATAGAGCTATTTAGACTATTTCTCAAACGTTACGATAAACGGTTTGCCAATGAAGACGATTCGGTCTTCTCTCCGCAAGAGTGGCAACACCTCGCCGATAGCTCCATTGAATTTATCGGCGCAGAAATTCAGCAAGTCGCTCAAGATACGATCGCCAGAGTTCACCGCGAACGTAAGAGTTTAACGGTGACGATCGACGATCTGATTAAGACGACATTAGCGTTTAATTCAATGTATAAACGCGACAAGAAGAAAATCCATGAAATTCGTAACATGCTCGTCGATAAAGCCGATCCAGCGAGTTCCGGCAGTCGTAAATTCTTACCAGACCGTCACCTCGATGCCTACGCCCCAATTCCCAATAGTAATTAA
- a CDS encoding type IV secretory system conjugative DNA transfer family protein — translation MKNTTSIDLKPLNIVIAKLKADPQVAVIGLMLVGIAIMTILRSRIPKKGKTARARWANADDLKNSKAAGLACVGKNSQFNDATYYIQEPIGMPPQQWKSPHRAKNILFFPQINCGTLVIGGAGWGKTLNFIEPAAISAIKEACSIVLFDYKFDNNGLAESLMPIAIDYGYQVRTLAPGSLLSGTFNIFDLIKNSADLAGVREAIGCLVRNNASKDAKTDGFFDPGGKTILEGAFLMARWVAEYLNVPSYANILMASQILSLPNLSKRLELHRDKIPPWCYSAFSILTSSSGEGEKNNTEGGLLATAAKFLSPMILPNFLDNFCGTSTFPRFNPDEPLKVDGKQMLVFGVNQANEQSTLPLIATALEQIVSYNLKYQRDRPLVIILDEFDTLNMPVVLDWLNRYRSSGCSLILGIQYLGQLEKYGKARAEGFLASCATTIWFNPGNPETAKVLSDLLCKQEMELPTVSKSTNSGKGSGTSRTTGTQLHQVSLLEPHEPQNFPKGTCVIQAPTVGNKEEVGLPYKHSFKFSKKLNTKFRAESKRKYRLLCDVAKRGKPTQQQDYAQLMREYYQILNDILPLSSQTEEVTEDMAEPPHSMMTTLNI, via the coding sequence TTGAAAAACACAACTTCGATAGATTTAAAGCCATTAAATATCGTTATTGCCAAACTCAAAGCCGATCCGCAAGTCGCAGTCATTGGCTTGATGCTAGTCGGGATTGCCATTATGACTATCTTGCGAAGCAGAATCCCCAAAAAAGGGAAGACGGCTAGAGCGCGGTGGGCAAATGCCGACGATCTGAAAAACTCGAAAGCAGCGGGGTTAGCTTGTGTCGGGAAGAACTCTCAATTTAACGACGCAACCTATTACATCCAAGAACCAATTGGGATGCCACCCCAGCAATGGAAATCACCGCATCGAGCCAAGAACATCCTCTTTTTTCCCCAAATCAATTGCGGCACATTGGTTATCGGCGGAGCGGGGTGGGGGAAGACGCTTAACTTCATCGAACCTGCGGCGATCTCAGCCATCAAAGAGGCATGTTCGATCGTGCTATTCGATTATAAGTTCGATAATAATGGCTTGGCTGAATCGTTGATGCCCATTGCGATCGATTATGGCTATCAAGTCCGCACTCTCGCGCCTGGGAGCCTATTGTCGGGGACGTTTAATATCTTCGATCTGATTAAGAATTCTGCGGATTTAGCGGGAGTCAGAGAAGCGATCGGCTGTTTGGTGCGAAATAATGCCAGCAAAGATGCCAAAACCGATGGCTTTTTCGATCCTGGGGGTAAAACAATCCTAGAAGGTGCGTTCTTGATGGCAAGATGGGTCGCTGAATATCTCAACGTGCCCAGCTATGCAAATATCTTGATGGCGAGTCAAATTCTCTCCCTGCCAAATCTTTCCAAACGGCTGGAACTGCACCGCGATAAGATTCCGCCGTGGTGCTACAGCGCATTTTCAATCCTGACTAGCAGCAGTGGGGAGGGTGAAAAAAACAATACCGAGGGCGGATTACTGGCGACGGCGGCAAAGTTTCTCTCGCCGATGATTCTGCCTAACTTCCTTGACAATTTCTGCGGTACGAGTACTTTCCCCCGCTTCAACCCAGACGAGCCACTGAAGGTAGACGGCAAGCAGATGTTAGTATTCGGGGTCAACCAAGCCAACGAACAATCGACATTACCGCTAATTGCTACGGCGTTAGAACAGATCGTCAGCTACAACCTCAAATATCAACGAGATCGTCCGCTGGTGATTATTCTCGATGAGTTCGACACCTTAAACATGCCAGTGGTTCTCGATTGGCTCAACCGCTATCGGTCTTCTGGATGCAGTCTCATCTTGGGAATTCAGTATTTAGGTCAACTGGAAAAATACGGGAAGGCAAGGGCAGAGGGTTTCCTCGCTAGTTGTGCGACAACAATCTGGTTCAATCCTGGGAATCCAGAGACAGCCAAAGTCCTGTCAGATTTACTCTGCAAGCAAGAGATGGAACTACCGACTGTTTCCAAATCGACCAATTCGGGCAAGGGTAGCGGCACCAGTCGGACGACAGGTACTCAACTCCATCAAGTGTCCCTATTAGAGCCACACGAACCACAGAATTTCCCGAAAGGTACTTGTGTCATTCAAGCTCCTACTGTTGGGAATAAAGAAGAAGTAGGTTTGCCTTACAAACACAGCTTCAAGTTCAGCAAAAAACTCAACACCAAATTCAGGGCAGAATCCAAGCGCAAATATCGATTACTCTGCGATGTCGCCAAACGTGGCAAGCCAACACAGCAACAGGATTATGCCCAACTAATGCGGGAATATTACCAAATCTTAAACGACATCTTACCGCTAAGTTCACAGACCGAAGAAGTCACTGAAGATATGGCAGAACCGCCGCATTCAATGATGACTACCTTGAATATTTAA